Proteins found in one Gigantopelta aegis isolate Gae_Host chromosome 12, Gae_host_genome, whole genome shotgun sequence genomic segment:
- the LOC121385951 gene encoding dimethylaniline monooxygenase [N-oxide-forming] 2-like, producing the protein MLYLQVTLPRLLQYMQIRMSLDCGERKFGGGQSSYAPPAIKYIIFLQKINQVHLSVGQGSILLTRFDEHGIPFDMQVFQRKYDYSPKIFVHKLIRKLSNLAINHDAVGLHSERDFPCSPIMINDEIHLQILTGKVKVVGRIAKTAERSVHIDDGTVVDDVDVVVFATGYDRHLPFLDNRLVDSAQAISDQFADFPY; encoded by the exons ATGCTTTATCTGCAAGTGACATTGCCACGGCTGCTGCAGTATATGCAAATCAG GAtgagtctagactgtggcgagcgaaaATTTGGGGGTGGGCAGTCGAGTTATGCTCCCCCAGCaatcaagtatattatttttctacAGAAAATAAACCAG GTACATCTCAGCGTTGGTCAAGGATCCATTCTCTTGACGAGATTTGATGAGCACGGAATCCCGTTCGATATGCAGGTATTTCAACGCAAGTACGATTACAGTCCAAAAATCTTTGTTCACAAGCTCATCAGAAAATTGTCAAACCTGGCCATAAATCATGACGCAGTAGGTCTCCACTCAGAACGAGATTTTCCGTGTAGCCCAATTATGATAAATGACGAAATTCATTTACAAATCCTAACAGGCAAGGTGAAGGTCGTGGGAAGAATCGCCAAGACGGCGGAGAGAAGTGTTCACATCGATGACGGGACGGTGGTGGATGACGTCGACGTCGTGGTGTTTGCTACTGGATACGATCGACATCTTCCTTTCCTCGACAACAGATTGGTCGATTCGGCTCAAGCTATTA GCGACCAGTTCGCTGATTTTCCATACTAA